Proteins encoded together in one Pseudomonadota bacterium window:
- a CDS encoding FAD-dependent oxidoreductase, translated as MVVGAGIAGMQASLDLANSDYYVHLVDKLPTVGGMMARLDKTFPTNDCAMUVISPKLVEVGRHLNVNKITNSEIKTVEGEPGNFTVTLVNHPRYIDPVKCTGCGECARHCPVTAVNRYNKGLDERRATYIEYPQAVPLAFGIDTETCIGCGLCENMCVAKAICYDDVERESTLTVGSIILASGSQGYDPSKLDFLGYGKYPNVVTSEEFERILSASGPYRGHLCRPLDREEPKKIAWLQCVGSRDTNKCGNGYCSSVCCMYAIKEAMIAKEHVHGELDCVVFNMDIRSFGKDYEKYYLRAKDKDGVRFVKARIHTITEIPETGDLSVRFVNEAGEILEEIFNMVVLSVGLQIPETSKVLAKQLGIELNKYNFVTTDPFTPVITSRPGVYTCGVFQGPKDIPSSVTEASAAACMAGGDLVEARGTETKAIEIPDQQDVAEQTPRIGVFVCNCGINIGGVVNVPKVTEYAGTLPYVVFTDHNLFTCSQDTQDKIKEKIIEHKLNRVVVASCSPKTHEQMFMETLEACGLNRYLFEMANIRNHNSWIHSKSPELATQKAKDLVRMAIARSATLKQLNEKVISVNKQALVIGGGISGMNAALGLGKQGFKVFLLEKESELGGFSLKLHHTIEGKDVKTYIKELIEQVQQNPNIEVITKARVTDFAGYKGNFTTEVAVGEEKQKLEHGIIIVATGAKEYIPIEYSYNEDPRVVTQVQLGDILEDKGAAELDSVVMIQCVGSRNKENENCSRICCQNAVKNSLAIKKLNPETNVYVLYRDIRTYGLLEEYYTEARNLGVIFIRFDEDHPPQVEPSSEGMIVKVKDHILQKDLEIRADLLALSAGMVAEDTTELCGIMKFNRNPEGFFIEAHVKLRPVDMPGEGIFLCGTAHGPKLITEAIAQAQAAASRATTFLSKSHIKLSAITAQVDTEHCVKCLTCVRSCPFEVPVFNTEKQVIEIDDAICHGCGVCASVCPRQTIQLNFYEDDQITSKIDALLAGGM; from the coding sequence ATGGTGGTTGGCGCCGGTATTGCTGGCATGCAGGCATCGCTGGATCTGGCAAATTCAGATTACTATGTGCATCTTGTAGATAAGTTGCCGACAGTCGGCGGCATGATGGCCCGGCTGGATAAGACATTCCCGACCAATGACTGTGCGATGTGAGTTATCTCACCTAAACTGGTCGAGGTCGGCCGGCATCTTAATGTTAATAAAATTACAAACAGCGAAATAAAAACGGTTGAAGGTGAACCGGGTAATTTTACAGTTACTCTTGTTAATCATCCCCGATATATTGATCCTGTTAAATGTACGGGCTGCGGAGAATGCGCCCGTCATTGTCCTGTCACAGCAGTCAACCGCTACAACAAGGGGCTTGATGAACGCAGAGCAACCTATATTGAATATCCCCAGGCAGTTCCGCTTGCATTTGGCATCGACACTGAAACTTGTATCGGCTGCGGCCTGTGTGAAAACATGTGCGTTGCAAAAGCTATCTGCTACGACGATGTTGAGCGTGAATCCACACTAACTGTTGGATCAATAATTCTTGCATCCGGTAGCCAGGGATATGACCCTTCCAAACTGGATTTTTTAGGTTACGGTAAGTATCCCAATGTAGTTACCAGTGAAGAATTCGAGCGTATCTTGAGTGCATCAGGACCTTATCGTGGACATCTTTGCCGTCCGCTTGACCGTGAAGAACCGAAAAAAATCGCATGGCTGCAGTGTGTCGGCTCCCGTGATACCAATAAATGCGGAAACGGTTACTGCTCGTCCGTATGCTGCATGTATGCGATCAAGGAAGCCATGATAGCAAAAGAACATGTGCATGGCGAACTTGACTGTGTAGTATTCAATATGGATATCCGTTCTTTCGGCAAGGATTATGAAAAATACTACCTAAGGGCCAAAGACAAAGATGGCGTAAGATTTGTTAAAGCAAGGATTCATACGATTACGGAAATTCCCGAAACAGGCGATCTTTCTGTACGATTCGTAAATGAAGCGGGAGAAATTCTTGAAGAAATATTCAACATGGTGGTTCTGTCCGTTGGCCTCCAGATTCCCGAAACATCAAAAGTACTGGCAAAACAACTGGGGATTGAGCTGAATAAATACAATTTTGTTACCACAGATCCATTTACACCGGTTATTACTTCACGTCCCGGTGTTTATACCTGTGGTGTATTTCAGGGCCCAAAGGATATTCCAAGTTCCGTTACTGAAGCAAGCGCAGCTGCCTGTATGGCAGGTGGTGATCTTGTGGAGGCCCGTGGCACTGAAACTAAAGCTATTGAAATCCCTGATCAACAGGATGTAGCTGAACAAACCCCTAGAATCGGAGTATTTGTCTGCAACTGCGGTATCAATATCGGCGGAGTTGTCAATGTTCCTAAAGTTACCGAATATGCAGGAACTCTTCCTTATGTGGTTTTCACAGATCACAACCTTTTCACCTGCTCTCAGGATACTCAGGATAAGATCAAGGAAAAGATCATTGAGCATAAGCTTAACCGGGTGGTCGTAGCATCATGCAGTCCAAAAACTCATGAACAGATGTTTATGGAAACCTTAGAGGCATGTGGCCTGAATCGTTATCTGTTTGAAATGGCAAATATACGAAACCATAATTCATGGATACATTCCAAGAGTCCTGAACTTGCTACACAGAAAGCAAAAGATCTGGTCAGGATGGCAATCGCCAGGTCTGCTACTTTGAAGCAATTGAACGAAAAAGTCATTTCAGTCAATAAGCAGGCTCTTGTTATCGGTGGTGGTATTTCCGGAATGAATGCCGCGCTTGGTCTTGGGAAGCAAGGATTCAAGGTGTTTTTGCTGGAAAAAGAATCTGAGCTGGGCGGCTTTTCCCTCAAACTTCACCATACTATTGAAGGAAAAGATGTTAAAACATATATAAAAGAACTTATAGAACAGGTTCAGCAAAATCCAAATATTGAAGTTATTACTAAAGCGCGTGTAACCGATTTTGCAGGATATAAGGGAAATTTCACAACTGAAGTAGCTGTCGGAGAAGAAAAGCAAAAGCTTGAACACGGCATTATTATTGTTGCAACCGGCGCCAAAGAATATATCCCAATTGAATATTCATATAATGAAGATCCACGTGTAGTAACACAGGTTCAGCTTGGAGATATCCTGGAAGATAAAGGAGCCGCAGAACTTGATTCTGTTGTAATGATCCAATGCGTTGGTTCCAGAAACAAAGAAAATGAAAACTGTTCCAGAATTTGCTGTCAGAATGCAGTTAAAAACTCCTTGGCGATAAAAAAATTGAATCCCGAAACCAATGTTTATGTGCTTTACAGGGATATCCGCACATATGGACTTTTAGAAGAATATTATACTGAAGCAAGAAATCTGGGAGTTATCTTCATCAGGTTTGATGAGGATCATCCTCCTCAGGTGGAACCTTCTTCCGAAGGAATGATTGTAAAAGTAAAAGACCATATTCTTCAAAAAGATCTTGAAATACGTGCTGACCTTTTGGCGCTAAGCGCTGGAATGGTTGCAGAAGACACAACCGAGCTTTGCGGAATAATGAAGTTTAACCGCAATCCGGAAGGATTTTTTATTGAAGCGCATGTTAAGCTGAGACCTGTTGATATGCCGGGTGAAGGAATTTTCCTGTGCGGTACTGCTCACGGGCCAAAACTGATAACCGAAGCAATTGCTCAGGCCCAGGCTGCTGCATCCCGCGCAACAACATTTCTTTCCAAGTCTCATATTAAACTGTCGGCAATTACAGCACAGGTGGATACGGAACATTGCGTGAAATGCCTTACCTGTGTCCGGTCTTGTCCGTTTGAAGTACCGGTCTTTAATACTGAAAAACAGGTTATTGAAATAGATGACGCCATCTGCCATGGTTGCGGTGTGTGCGCAAGCGTATGCCCAAGGCAGACCATTCAGCTTAATTTTTATGAAGATGATCAAATTACTAGCAAAATTGATGCCTTGCTGGCAGGGGGAATGTAA
- a CDS encoding hydrogenase iron-sulfur subunit has product MSDFEPTIIAFCCEYUGYSAADLAGSMRLDYPVNIKIIRVPCTGKVDVMHLMRSIQMGADGAYAVGCLEGACHYKQGNLRARERVMHVQKLLEEVGLEGDRVRMYNLSSGEGPTFAAYAKEMTEHIKKLGPNPLKKWSTAKNKE; this is encoded by the coding sequence ATGTCTGACTTTGAACCAACTATTATTGCGTTTTGTTGCGAGTACTGAGGATATTCTGCTGCGGACCTGGCAGGTTCGATGCGGCTGGATTATCCTGTAAATATTAAAATCATACGGGTTCCCTGTACCGGAAAAGTGGATGTCATGCACTTGATGAGATCTATACAGATGGGCGCTGACGGCGCTTATGCTGTCGGCTGTCTGGAAGGGGCATGCCATTATAAACAGGGAAATTTACGTGCCAGGGAACGGGTTATGCACGTACAGAAACTTTTGGAAGAGGTTGGACTTGAAGGGGACAGAGTAAGGATGTATAATCTTTCTTCAGGCGAGGGACCTACCTTTGCAGCATATGCAAAAGAGATGACTGAACATATAAAGAAGCTTGGGCCTAACCCATTAAAAAAATGGTCAACAGCCAAAAATAAGGAGTAA